A stretch of DNA from Oncorhynchus nerka isolate Pitt River linkage group LG22, Oner_Uvic_2.0, whole genome shotgun sequence:
TTCCGTTCAGGGTGATATCCCTGTGAACTTTGAGATCACTCCTGATGTGTCAAAGGTATAGAGGGTGTGTATAGGAAGCTCTGCAGCTTGAAGATGGATTACTTTCAGCTCTGCAACGAAAGCGTTGGCTCTGACGATGTCCAATGTTGTGACTCCAAACACTCTATTGGGGTTGTAGACGCCATACTTCTTCATGACCTCTGATGTGATGGGAATAGTGGAGTTGACCTATGGATTGGAAACAAAACTGTTCCTATGTACACAACCAATTGTATATTTAAGAATTTACCATTTAAAATGCATTCAAACAAGATATTGTATCATTAAAGGGCATATTGACTGAAGCATCGAAACACAGTCAGTGAACTAAACAGAGCTGGCATGGAAAATTAATTCCCTTCCAAATTAAAGCCTTGACCTCTATTCCTGAAAGTCAGTAGTACCTTCTCTTTGGCAACAACACAAAATGGCTTTTCTCCAACACTAAGGCCTCTAACTCTAGACATCTGAGCTGCTCTAGAGTAATGTGAGTCGTCAGGAGGGTGAGTTAATCTGTGAggtgtctggagaggaggtagtgGTGTATTTACAGGGTTGGCGATGATGCAGATCATGGCCTCGGGGCAGTTGCGGGCGACGGCGTCGGCCAGTGTGGCCACGATGGTGGCATTGGTGTTGAACAGATCATCACGGGTCATGCCTGGAAGAagttcactttaaaatgtaatgtgtgCACTTCTCAATTGAAAGAAAAGCATAACATGATGTTCTTCATTATGAATCACATTGTCAACTTGGGTGAACTCACCAGGTTTTCTTGGGACACCAGCAGGGATGACAACGACATCACAGCCTTTCAGTGCAGCGTTCAACTGGTCTGGACCCATGTAACCTAGTGAAGGAATCATGATAGTTAAATGACATCAACCAAGCAGACATTTTCACACTCATTTCActatacagcatcaagacactagtAGCTTAGCTGATGTCCAGCAGTAAGGTGTCTTACCAGTGACGTGGGCCCTGGTCTCGATGTGGCTGAGGTCAGCTGCCACTCCAGGTGTGTGGGCAATGTCAAAGAGAGACAGTTCGCCCACCAGAGGACTGTTCTTTAGGAGCAGTGAGAGAGGCTGGCCAATACCGCCGGACGCACCCAGCACTGCCACCTTCGCATTGttctgaggggagaggagacaatTTCACTGACTGTCTATCTATGTTAATGATACTGTTATGCACATTTTAGAAATCCTGGCTACTAACTGTATTTCCGACATAAAATCACACAGAACCAACATATCTTCTGTGTTTTTGAAGATTTACAGCACAAACTGTATTTTAGAATACAGACGTGCATCTATTACCAGCAATAAGATTAAATGAGCGACAGACTCATTGTTGGTTTTGTAGGATGGGTTCCATTAGATCAAGGGTTATAGTCCAAATTCAATGTAGAACTTTGCAATGTATCTTTGCACAATAACTCCTTGTCATTTGCTGATATCAAAGACAGGACAGACGAACCATTCACCAGAAAATGACATCTGTATTTTGTAGGCCATAAACCACTTAGACCCACTTCCTGAGAAGCCAGTATTTCAGAGTGGGCGATTCAAGGCTCATTAAGCTGTAGAAAGAATGTAAGCCACCCTTACATTAAGCTCACAGATAATGGTAACAGATTATATTCAAGAGGTAACTTCTTGATCAATGTAAAAGGCTCTGGAATTATAACATTGTGTCATTTTCAATGTCAACCTAAAGTAACATATTTAACACAGATTGTGTCAAGGATAAAATAAACACAGGATTGATGAAACACCTTGCAGTTTTGCTCAAACGGGTGTAGAAAGAAACATGGCAATATTTTTTATGCTATTGTATATTATCAGTAGTTTTAGTTTATAATCACCTGGGCTAACCATGACTTAAATACAAGGCTACTGTTGTGCCTCATCTCATGTGTGTTACATATGGATACATTAGCTGAAACCTGAATTTGAAAAAAAAGGCCCAATAAACTAATCCTAATATCATTCATAAAAAATTGAAATGGGCCATCAGAGGTGGTTCACTACCATCATGTCATGGAGGACAAACTAGAGATGACAACTGACAAAACACATGCCTTGCGGACTTTAAAAGTGAAGGAAACGTTTATTGACCTTATACAGTGCACGCAGCTTTCAACCGTGTACACATCCTTGCCAGCAAGCTATAGCTAACTTATACGATATGGTCGGCAACTATCACTCGTTTTAAACAATCTAGACCATTCTGCGGTGGCTCAACGCGTACGAAGTGTATCTATTACATTGCAAGTTATAGCTAGTTAACTGGCTGTCTAATTATTCTGACAAGCTAGATGGCAACCATGCTAACTAATGATAACGTTAGTCACGTTAAGCTAACTATCTCTCTGGCTGACAAAATTgtctttttaaaatatatattaatcGTATTATTTACCTGTGAGGAGGTGGTTAAGCTTCTGTTAGCAATGCAAAGTGTGGGTCTTGCAATGCGGGAAAACATGTTGTCTGATTTTATACCAAAAATAAAATTTGCTGATCCTCTCAGTGACTCAAACGTCCTCTACCTCCGTGCCCGGTTGAGACAGAAAGCGTTCAAAAGCGAGCTACCTACCGTAACTATCGGGGACAGCCTACTTCCTGCTCCATATGCAGTTTGATTGGTTAACATATGTAAATGTCAATTTGTGATTGGGCGAAAATAATATCAATCATGTATCATAACGTGAAGGTCAAAAGTGGTCCTTTCACTTTAGTGCTGTATTTGTTGGAGTGTATATTCAACCCTTTGCAAACATACTTTAGAGTATGTTGCCTGTAAAAAAAAATTATCTGCCAATGTTTTTTAGAACCCAATTCATACGGTCCCACCTTTACCACATTCTTTACCACATTCTTGTCGAGATAAGTCTTTTATATCTCCCATGCCAGAAAGGTTAGGAGTGGTAGATGTGAACCGttgtctatttttttttttaaatcacaaagAAATCCATTATTCATTTGTTTTAGGCATGTCATAAACACAAgactaatcaaatgtattttcaaaATAATATAATGGTATATTTTGAGTTTAATTATGTTACTGGTCTGTGCTGGCTATAGGCTGGATGGCTGCCATTCACATGAAATCAACAGTTAGTTTGTTCATTAAAACAGAAAAAACACTTAGGCTACCCTGATCACAGTCAAAACACATATTTTATAGTAGGCTATGAATATAATGAAATATAACCCACACAACTTGCGTCACGGCAACTTGTGGATCTGCAGTCATAAAAAGGTTACATTTTGAAACAGAGCCCATGCTTTTTTGAGCAACGTTTCACCTCTTTCCTACCCTTACTCCGCATTGTTAGGGAGCAGGCGTAGAGTCTCAGATATTCATCATGATACagatagaaaataaaataaatctatattttatattttcaaaAGCATGTAAGTCTCATGTTAATTTTTCACAACTTCCGCAGGCTTTTGGAGTTACCTGTACGCGATTGAGCAAAATAATAGGTCTACActtgatttaggctacattattgtATGCTACATTTTCTGATCAGTTATAGATGATTGCAAATGAATATATAAGCTATACCACCTCCACTTATTTGCCCAGCCAGAGAATTAACCAAATATACAgatggagattcagtgaaacaaaATCACATTGATTGATTAAGACAAGTCACAGGCTTTTGGTCaggagtaggcctaggctactaaTCAACTGcgagtgaagagcaaaataaACCACATGTAAAGCTACATAACATGCTGTCAAATGTTCTGATCAGTGCTAATAAATGAGCCAACTAGACAAGATGATCATTAGCAGCCCTCACCTGAGCTTAGCTAACATTTCCACAACCTAATTGTAGCCTGACCAATATCCAaatggagattcagtgaaaatctgaaattgattgatttatcaagacaaGTCCCCACACTTGTCTCAAAGCAGCACAAAATGGCGCTGAAATGGTtgacagtgtagctattccttccgcaaggcaatcaaacaagtgtggtgaagaaggcggaacagcacctcaggaggctgaagaaatgtggcttgccacccaaaaccctgacaaacttttacagatgcacaatcgatagcatcctgtcggactgtatcaccgtctggtacggcaactgctcctcccacaaccgcaaggcttttcagagggtagtgaggtctgcacaacgcatcaccgggggcaaactacctgccctccaggacacctacagcacccgatgtcataggaagggcataaagatcatcaaggacatcaaccacccaagacACTGACTGTTCACaccactaccatctagaaggcgaggtctgtacaggtgcatcagagctgggacagatagacagaaaaacagcttctatctcaaggccatcagactgctaaacagccatcactaactcagagaggctgctgcctacattgagacccaatcactggccactttaaaaaatggatcactagtcactttatacaatacactctaaataatgccactttaatcatatcttacattactcatatcacatgtatattctgtattttataccatctattgcaccttgcctatgccgcttggccatcgctcatccatatacttacatgtatatattctcattcaccccctttagatttgtgtatattatgtagttgttggggaattgttagatattactgcactgtcggaactagaagcacaagcattttgctacactcgcattaacatctgctaaccatgtgtatgcgacaaacaaaatttgatttgatgaggttGAAGCAATTGCCCGTAGCActcagagacaggattatgtagagtaacagctctagggaagggtaccaagaaaatgtctgcagcattgaaggttccctcgaacaaagtggcctccaacattcttaaatggaagaagtttggaaccaccaagactcttccaagagctggccgcccggctaaactgagcaatcgagggagaagggccgtggtcagggaggtgaccatgaacccAATGGTCCCCAATGGTTCCTCTGTGACTAGTCAGGACcgagggagagatgaatggagtgaagtacagagagatacttgatgaaaacctgctccagagcactcaggacctcagactggggccaaggttcaccttccaacaggacaacgaccctaagcacacagccaagacaatccaggaatggctttgggacaagtctctgaatgtccttgagtggcccagccagagtccggattTGAACCCGgtcgaatatctctggagagacttgaaaatagctgtgcagcgacactcccaatccaacctgacagagcttgagaggatctgcagagaaaaatggtagaaactccccaaatagaggtTTGCAAAGCTTGccgcgtcatacccaagaagatttgaggctgccaaatgtgcttcaagaaagtactgagtaaagggtctgaatacttttgtaaatgtgatatttaagtttttttttttaagtgtcattacgggatattgtgtgtagattgatgagggggaaaaaactataatacatttttagaataaatctgtaacataacaaaatgtgtaaagtcaaggggtctgaatacgttccgaatgcactgtatatgttacATTATTATTAAAACTTACCCTAGGTCCTTGTTCTGTGGTTTCTCTGACAGCAATATAGCTAACTAGAACTGCCAAGATTAGCTAACTAGATTAATTCTAGCAAAAATATTATCATATTTGTCCTTGCAGTGGATCCTTCTAGTTTGGAGCCTCAACTTCCTATGGATAGACGTTTGTATTTTGtatcatttagctagctagttccTAATTAAATTCAAATATGTTCATGAACATCAAGCCTTAGTTCTTTACCTTGTGTGGAATTTGTTCCcagactctctgtctctgcattatCCACAGGGTAACTGTCAACTTAGTCTGAAATTGGACAAGGTGAACAAATCTGCATTGCAAGTATCAATTTGATGTTTAAATACCTTATTTTCAAATACAGATACAGTTGAaggtttacatgcaccttagccaaatacattttaactcagtttttcacaattcctgacatttaataaaaAAATTTAATATAAATTAATTTTAATTAAATTTAAATGACCATTCTtacatcagttaggatcaccactttattttaagaaagtgaaatgtcagaataatagtagagagaatgattaatttcagcttttttttcttataatcacattcccagtgggtcagaagtttacatacactcaattagtatttggtagcattgcctttaaatggtttaacttgtttcaaacgttt
This window harbors:
- the LOC115105477 gene encoding malate dehydrogenase, mitochondrial-like — protein: MFSRIARPTLCIANRSLTTSSQNNAKVAVLGASGGIGQPLSLLLKNSPLVGELSLFDIAHTPGVAADLSHIETRAHVTGYMGPDQLNAALKGCDVVVIPAGVPRKPGMTRDDLFNTNATIVATLADAVARNCPEAMICIIANPVNSTIPITSEVMKKYGVYNPNRVFGVTTLDIVRANAFVAELKGLDPARVNVPVIGGHAGKTIIPLISQATPKVEFPADQLSALTARIQDAGTEVVKAKAGAGSATLSMAYAGARFTFSVLDAMNGKEGVVECAYVRSEETECKYFSTPLLLGKHGIEKNLGLGKLSAFEENLVADAIGELKGSIKKGEDFVANMK